The Verrucomicrobiia bacterium DNA window AACAGCAACGAATTCACCTTCCTCGACTGACCATGCCCGCCCAACCCCGCCACGTCTGTTCCTCCACGGAACACCCCTTCGCCCCCGCCCCTCCCCACGCCTTCGATCGCCGCGAATTCCTCTGGCGCCACGGCGGCGGACTCGGCGGCATCGCCCTCGCCTGGCTCCTCGGCCGCCAAGGACTCCTCGCCGACACCGCACCCGGCTCCGGCCCGGTGGCCGCGTCCGCCGGTTCCCCCGACCTCCATGGCGGACTCCACCATCGCGCCCGTGCCCGCCGCGTCGTCCAGCTCTTCATGTCCGGCGCCGCCAGTCAGTGCGACACCTTCGACTACAAACCCCGCCTCCTCCGCGATGCCGGCAAACCCTTCGATGTCGGCGAAAAAGTCGAACTCTTCCAGAGCGAGCCCGGCGCCTTCATGAAGAGTCCCTGGGACTGGAAACCCTACGGCCAGTGCGGCAAGTGGATCAGCGACCTCGTCCCCCACATCGGCGCCTGCGCCGATGACCTCGCCTTCGTCCACTCCATGATCTCGAAGTCCAACGTCCACGGCCCCGCCACCTTCCTCCAGTCGAACGGCTTCGTCCTCCCCGGCTTCCCCAGCATGGGCGCCTGGATCAGCTACGGCCTCGGCAGCCTCAACCAGAATCTCCCCACCTTCGTCGTCCTCCCCGACACCCGCGGCTTCGCCCCCAACGGCCCCGCCAACTGGGGCTCCGCCTTCCTCCCCGCCCAGCACCAGGGCACCATGATCCGCGTCGGCCATCCCAATCCCATCTTCGACCTCTTCCCTCCCGAATCCGCCACCTACCTCACCCCCGACAGCGAACGCGACGGCGCCCATCTCCTCCGCGCCCTCAACCGCGAACACGCCGCCGCCCGCCCCGGCGATTCCCGCCTCGACGCCCGTATCGCCAGCTACGAAATGGCCGCCCGCCTCCAGCTCTCCGCCCCCGAGGTTCTCGACCTCACCGGCGAATCCCCCGCCACCCTCCGCCTCTACGGTGTCCATGATCCCGTCACCGAGGACATGGGCCGCCGCTGCCTCGTCGCCCGCCGCCTCCTCGAACGCGATGTCCGCTTCATCCAGATCTGGAGCGGCGCCGACAACGGCTTCCCCCGCCGCAACTGGGACAACCACGAGAACATCGCGCGGGACCACGGCGACATGGGCCGCAGCATGGACCAACCCGTCGCCGGGCTCCTCCGCGACCTCAAGGCCCGCGGACTCCTCGAGGACACCGTCGTCCTCTGGACCACCGAGTTCGGCCGCATGCCGTGCAGCCAGGGCAGCGAGGGCCGCGACCACAATCCGTTCACCTTCACCAACTGGCTCGCCGGCGGCGGCATCCGCGGCGGCATCAGCCATGGCACCAGCGACGAGTGGAGCTACAAGGCCGTCGAACACCCCACCGAGTGCTACGACATCCACGCCACCATCCTCCACCTCCTCGGCATCGATCACACCCGCCTCACCTTCCGCCACAACGGCATCGACCGCCGCCTCACCGACGTCCACGGCGACGTCATCCGCCCCCTCCTCGCCCACGCCTGATCCCGTCAGCGCCGCCCCTCAAACCCGGCCCCCGCCCCGCCACCCTCACTCCATCCGCGGCGCCCACCCCGGCCGGTACGTCCGGCCCCAGAGGGCGTCCGCCTCCGGATCCCCAAGGATGCGCCGCCGCTCGGGATCGAATCGGATCTCTCTCCGGAGCCGGTACGCGATGTTGCCAAGGTGACAGAGCAACGCGCTCTTCTGCCCCTCCTCAATCTCCGCCGTCAGCGGCACCCCATCCCGGATGGCATCCACGAAGTTCCGGAAATGGCCGACATCCCCTCCCGGCCCGGTGCCCGACGCCACCTCGGTTCCCTTCAGATCGAAGACCCGATACCCGCCCCCCTCCTGGGTCAGGGCCCCGCTCTCCCCATAAAAGGTCACCCAGGGTCGCCGCTCATGAGCGCGCGGATGACAACTGCTGTGATCGAAGGACGCCCCGCACGGGCCGAAATCGTAGGTCGCCAGCGCGGTGTCCGGAGTCTCCTGATCGTCCTGATGGTGGTACCTCCCCCCGGTGTAGGTCACCCGCAACGGATAATCCACGCCAAGTCCCCATCGCGCCAGGTCGAGCGCATGGACCCCGTTGTTCGCCAGTTCGCCCCCGCCCCAATGCCAGCGCCAATGCCAGTCGTAATGCACCAGATTGCTCAGATACGGCCGCTCCGGAACCGGTCCCTGCCACAGGTCGTAGTCCAGGTAATCCGGCACCGGCACCGGCTGCCCCCGCCCGATCGAGGGCCTCGCGTTGTTGTAGTACGTCCGCGCAAACAGCACCTTCCCGATCGCCCCGTCCCGCAATCGCCCGATCGCCTCGACCACCCCCGGCCAGCTCCGCCGCTGCGTGCCCATCTGCACCCGCCGGTCGTACCGCCGTGCCGCCCGCACAATCCACTCCGACTCCTCCGCCGTCTGGCTCCCGGGCTTCTCGACGTACACGTGCTTCCCCGCCGCGCACGCCATGATGGTCGCCGGCGCATGCCAGTAATTCGGGGTCGCCAGCGTGATCGCGTCCACATCCCGGTCGTCCAGGATCCGCCGCAAATCCTGAGTCGTCCGCGGCGTCCGCTCCTGGCGCCCTGCCATCTGCCGCGCCGCCTGCTCCAGCCGCCGCGTATCCACATCGCAGATCCATCCCACGTCCACCCCCTCGATCTGCTGCAACGCCCGGATATGATCCTGACCCCGCGCCAGACCGATGACCCCGACGGTCAGCCGCCGCGAAGGCGCCTGCGCCCCGCGCGCTCCCGGAAGCGCGCCGTAAAGGGTCAGGGCCGCCGAGGCCGCAGAGGTGCGCGCCAGAAACTGGCGCCGATCGAGGGAAAGGCTCTTGGACATGGTCGTGCTCCGTCGAAGGAATCTCCCGCCACTACCAGATGGAACGCCTCATTTGAAGCGGATTCCCCCTTTCAGGACGCCCAAGCCGGTAGATCCCGGAGTTGTGGAGCGGACGCAGCGATTCGGAGGGACGAACTCCGCGAGTCCTCAACCAAGCGCTCCACACTGCTGCAGCCTCGTGAAACCCCTCCTTCCGAGGCGACGCTCCGCAAACTTCGCACCTCTCCCCACACCTCCGGGATGCACCGGATGCCCAAGCCTCCCCCCGCCCGCACGCTTGCCTCGCCGCAGGCGGCTTCCTAGCGTCGCCGATGTGTCCCGGGAGAACCTCCTCATGGTGGCGGACAGCGAGCGTGATGCCGACATGCTCTATGCCGTGAGGACCTTCGTCCATGACCCGTTCATCTGGTTCACCCACAAGGGATCGCCTTCCGTCGTGGTCGGCGATCCGGAACTTCTCCGTCTCCGGACCGAAGCCCCCCACTGCCGCGTCCTCCCCTACTCCCGTTACGAACGAACATTGCAGCGCACCCACGGCGGTGACCCCGTGGGCCTGGGCGATGTGCTGGTGGCCGTGCTCAAGGCACACCGCATCCGCAAGGTCACCGTCGCCGAAACCTTCCCCCTCGGCCTCGCCAAAGCCCTCCGCTCCCGCCGCATCAAGGTCAAACTCCGGCCCGGCCCCTTCTTCCCGGATCGCGCCTGGAAATCCTCCGACGAGGTGAACAAGATCTCGGCCGCCCTCGTGATGGCCGAGGTCGGTCTCGCCGAAGGCCTCCATGCCCTCCGCCGCTCCCGCCCCGGCAAGGCCGGTCACCTCATGCTCGGCCAGTCGCCCCTGACCGCCGACCGCCTCCGCGCCATCATCGATACCTCCATCCTCGAAGCCGGCGGCCAGCCCTGTCACACCATCGTCGCCGGCGGGCAACAGGGGGGCGATCCCCACCGTCGCGGCCATGGACCCCTCAAGGCCAATCAACCCATCGTCATCGATCTCGTCCCCAGATCCCTGCGCACCGGCTATTACGCCGACATCACCCGCACCGTCGTGCGCGGGCGCGCCTCCGACTTCGTCCGCCGCATGTACGCCGCCGTCGCCGATGCCCAGACCGAAGCCATCCGATTGGCACGCGCCGGATCGCCCTCCGCGGACGTGCACCGCGCCACCGCAGCCCGTCTTCGCGACGCCGGATTCAAGACCCTCCGCCGCACCGGCCGCGTCGAGGGGTTCTTCCATCCCACCGGCCACGGACTCGGTCTCGCCGTCCATGAACCCCCGCGCCTCAGCGCCCATTCGCGCGATGTCCTCCGCGCCGGACACGTCATCGCCGTGGAACCCGGCCTCTATTACCCGGAGGTCGGTGGCGTCCGCCTCGAGGACGTCGTCCTGGTCACCCGCAGCTCGCCTCGAACCCTGACCCGGTTCGAAAAACAACTGGAGATCTAGCGGGCCTCGGTCAACCCTCCCCCCCAGAGCAGCTCCCAGCCGCCCGAAACCGGTCCCATCCCCGACGGCCCCGATGCCTGCCACGTGCACGATCGAGAATCCCGCCGCCCCGCCGGCATCGATCGCCCAACTCGAAGGCGATCCCCGGTCGGACGAGGACCTGGTCCGTTCCGTCCTCGCCGGCGCGACCGGCGACTTCGAGGAGCTGATCCGCCGCCACCAGTCCCGCGTGTTCGCCACCGCCCGCCGCTACGCCCGCCGCGAAAGCGAAGTCGCCGACATCGTTCAGGAAGTGTTCATGAAGGGCTTCGAACGCCTCTCCGGCTTCCGCTTCGAGGCGCCCTTCGACCATTGGCTCATGCGGGTCACCGTCCGAACCTGCTACGATTTCCTGCGCGTCCATCAGCGCTGCCGGGAATTCAGCTTCACCGACCTGAGCCCCGAGGAAACCGACTGGCTGGAACGTTTCCGATCAGACCCCGAATCCGCCGACGACCGCGCCGCCGCCGCCCGCGCCCTGGTCCAGCGCCTGATGGAATCCCTGCCCCCCCAGTTCCGGCTGGTCATCCAGCTCCTCGAAATCGAGGAACGTTCCGTCCGGGAGATCCAGGAACTCACCGGCTGGTCCGCTTCGCTGGTCAAGGTGCGCGCCTTTCGCGCCCGCGCCGCCATGCGCAAGGCCCTGCTCCGCCTCAAGCCCGGAAAGTATCTGTAACCCCCCCGTGAAAACAGTTCGTCTGAATCACCCGTCCGCCTCATGAACGCCGAGCGCCTTCAACACAAACTGGTTGCCGCCGCCCGCCGCGTCCCCACCTCCGATGCCGTGCCGTTCGCCTTCGAAAAGCGCATCATGCATGCCCTGCGCAATGCCCCCGCCCCGGATGCCTGGACGACCTGGGGCCGCCTCTTGTGGCGCGCCCTCGCACCCTGCTGCGCCGTGATGATCCTCGTGGGCCTCGGAACCCACCCGCGATCGGAACCCGCCTTCGACCTGGAAGAAACCATCGATGCCGTGCTCCTCGCCGGACTCGATCATGGCGGAGACTGGCCGTGAAACACTGGAAGGTCCTCCTCGCCGCCGCCCTCATCTTCGCGTCGGGCGTGATCACCGGGTCGTTCGCCTTCCGCAGCGCTCCCACCCCTCCTCCCCGCACCCTCCCGCGCCCCCCCACCGATGCGCGTTTCGATGCCCTCCGCCAGATGCAGGAGGAACTGAACCTCTCCCCCCTTCAGGCCGAACGCATCGACGCCATCCTCAAGGACGGCCACCAGCGCATGCGCCAGTTCTGGGAATCCTGCCAACCCCAGGTCCGCGACGAAATGCACCGCGTCCGCCAACTCATCGAAGCCGAACTCGACGAGTCCCAGCGACTCCAATACGACGCCCTCCTCAAACGCTCCAAGCCCCACCGCGGCCCCCCCCATGCCGGTGGCGATGCCCCCCCCTATCGGCGACGCCCGGATCGCCCGCCGGATCCCTGATCCCCCAAACTTCACCGGGTCCCGTACGTCTCTTTCGTCCCTTCCTCCCCCCTCACCCCATCGCTTCCACCGCTCCCGCGCATCGCCCGCACAAAGTCGGATGCCGCGCATCGTTCCCGATATCCCCCTCCCAGTGCCAGCAACGCTCGCACTTCACGCCGCCCGCCCGCCGCGCCGTGACAGACAGTTCCTGTCCCGCCTTCCCGCCCGCGTCGATCTTCACCGCCGACACATTCAGAATCTCCTTCAGCCCGGCGACATTCCGTGACGCGGCCTCGATCAGTCCTCCCGCGGGATCCCCAACCAGCGTCACCTCCGCGTCCAGCGACTTCCCGATCGTCTTCTCCCGACGCAATTGCTCGAGAACAGGCAGGACCCGTTCCCGGACCTCCCAAAGCCGCTGGAACCCGTCGCCCTCAGCAACCCCGCTCCCCGGCGCTTCGTCCCTCCAGTCGGTCAGATGCACCGACGCTTGATCCCGACCGGGAATCGCCTCCCACGCCTCGTCCGCCGTGAAAACCAGGATCGGGGACAACATCCGTGAAAGCCGCGTGACCAGCCCGTGAAGAGCCGTCTGGGTGGAACGTCGCCGCGCCGACCCGGCTGGATCCGTGTAAAGCCGGTCCTTCACCACATCGTGGTACATCGCGCTCAATTCCACCGCGGCAAACTGGGAGACCCGCTGGTACACCGTGTGGAACTCGCACGCTTCGTACGCCCGCAACACCGCACCCTCCACCTCGTTCAGCACCCCCAGAATCCACCGGTCCAGCGGATCCAGGTCCACCGCCGGAACCCGGTGCCGTCCCGGTTCGAAGTCGTACAGGTTCGAAAGCTGGAATCGCAGCGCGTTCCGAATCACCCGGTACGTCTCGCCCACCTTCTGCAGGCGCTCCTCGCTGACAATGATGTCCTGGCGGAAATCCTGCGAGGCCACCCAGAGCCGCAATACATCGGCCCCGTAATCCCGAACGTATCGCGCCGCCGTCTGCGGCTTCTGGTAACCGCCCTGCCCCTGCTTGCTCTTCGAGATCTTTTCCCGGTCCGCATCCACCATGAACCCGTGGGTCAGCACCGACCGGTACGGCGCCGCTCCCTGCCCGGCCAGCGAAAGCAACAGCGACGATTGAAACCAGCCGCGGTGCTGGTCGCTCCCCTCGAGATACAGATCGCACTGGAACGGCTGCTCTCCATCCCCCCGCAACTCCGCCCGGCGGGCAATCACCGCCGCCGACGACGAACCCGAGTCGATCCACACATCCAGCGTGTCCATCGACTTGGTCACCGGTTCCGCCCCCGCCCAGTCCTCCGGTCGAACCAGCTTCCACAAGGCCTCCGCCGACAACTCGAACCACAGGTCGGATCCGTGCCGTTCCACCCGGTCCGCCATGTTCCGCACCACCCGCGCATCCAGGACCGGCTCCCCGTCGGCCGTGTAGAATGCCGGGATCGGAACCCCCCACGCCCGCTGGCGCGAAATGCACCAGTCCGGCCGCGATTGCACCGCCCCTTTGATCCGGTTGACACCCCACTCCGGAATCCACCGCACCCGGTCGATCTCCTCGACGGCACGCTGCCGGAATGTCACCCCCGGCGCATCGACCGGTTCGTGGGGATGGTCGATGCGGATGAACCACTGGTCCATCGCCCGGAAGATGATCGGGGTCTTCGACCGCCAGCAGTGCGGGTAACTGTGGTGGTAGTTCTCCTGGTGCAGCAGCCGCTGACGCACCCGCAACTCATGCAGCACCGCCTCGTTCGCCTCGCTCTTGCCGTGCTTCTCCAGAATCGAACGCCCCACCAGCGCATCCGGCATCTGACGTTCCACCGGCAGATCCGCCGTCCGCGCCAGCCGCCCGTCGTCATCCACCGGCGAATAGATCGGCAGGCCGTGCTCCAGTCCCAGCCGGTAATCCTCCGCCCCGTGCCCCGGCGCCACATGCACCAGGCCGGTGCCGGCGTCGTTGGTCACAAAATCGTCCCCCGCGTGCAACCGTCCGGTCCGCGCACAAAACGGGTGCTCGTACTCCAGTTCCCCGATCAGCCCCCCGTCGAGGCTCCTCACAATCTGGTAATCCTCCCACCC harbors:
- a CDS encoding DUF1501 domain-containing protein; amino-acid sequence: MPAQPRHVCSSTEHPFAPAPPHAFDRREFLWRHGGGLGGIALAWLLGRQGLLADTAPGSGPVAASAGSPDLHGGLHHRARARRVVQLFMSGAASQCDTFDYKPRLLRDAGKPFDVGEKVELFQSEPGAFMKSPWDWKPYGQCGKWISDLVPHIGACADDLAFVHSMISKSNVHGPATFLQSNGFVLPGFPSMGAWISYGLGSLNQNLPTFVVLPDTRGFAPNGPANWGSAFLPAQHQGTMIRVGHPNPIFDLFPPESATYLTPDSERDGAHLLRALNREHAAARPGDSRLDARIASYEMAARLQLSAPEVLDLTGESPATLRLYGVHDPVTEDMGRRCLVARRLLERDVRFIQIWSGADNGFPRRNWDNHENIARDHGDMGRSMDQPVAGLLRDLKARGLLEDTVVLWTTEFGRMPCSQGSEGRDHNPFTFTNWLAGGGIRGGISHGTSDEWSYKAVEHPTECYDIHATILHLLGIDHTRLTFRHNGIDRRLTDVHGDVIRPLLAHA
- a CDS encoding Gfo/Idh/MocA family oxidoreductase; protein product: MSKSLSLDRRQFLARTSAASAALTLYGALPGARGAQAPSRRLTVGVIGLARGQDHIRALQQIEGVDVGWICDVDTRRLEQAARQMAGRQERTPRTTQDLRRILDDRDVDAITLATPNYWHAPATIMACAAGKHVYVEKPGSQTAEESEWIVRAARRYDRRVQMGTQRRSWPGVVEAIGRLRDGAIGKVLFARTYYNNARPSIGRGQPVPVPDYLDYDLWQGPVPERPYLSNLVHYDWHWRWHWGGGELANNGVHALDLARWGLGVDYPLRVTYTGGRYHHQDDQETPDTALATYDFGPCGASFDHSSCHPRAHERRPWVTFYGESGALTQEGGGYRVFDLKGTEVASGTGPGGDVGHFRNFVDAIRDGVPLTAEIEEGQKSALLCHLGNIAYRLRREIRFDPERRRILGDPEADALWGRTYRPGWAPRME
- a CDS encoding aminopeptidase P family protein; the protein is MSRENLLMVADSERDADMLYAVRTFVHDPFIWFTHKGSPSVVVGDPELLRLRTEAPHCRVLPYSRYERTLQRTHGGDPVGLGDVLVAVLKAHRIRKVTVAETFPLGLAKALRSRRIKVKLRPGPFFPDRAWKSSDEVNKISAALVMAEVGLAEGLHALRRSRPGKAGHLMLGQSPLTADRLRAIIDTSILEAGGQPCHTIVAGGQQGGDPHRRGHGPLKANQPIVIDLVPRSLRTGYYADITRTVVRGRASDFVRRMYAAVADAQTEAIRLARAGSPSADVHRATAARLRDAGFKTLRRTGRVEGFFHPTGHGLGLAVHEPPRLSAHSRDVLRAGHVIAVEPGLYYPEVGGVRLEDVVLVTRSSPRTLTRFEKQLEI
- a CDS encoding RNA polymerase sigma factor yields the protein MPATCTIENPAAPPASIAQLEGDPRSDEDLVRSVLAGATGDFEELIRRHQSRVFATARRYARRESEVADIVQEVFMKGFERLSGFRFEAPFDHWLMRVTVRTCYDFLRVHQRCREFSFTDLSPEETDWLERFRSDPESADDRAAAARALVQRLMESLPPQFRLVIQLLEIEERSVREIQELTGWSASLVKVRAFRARAAMRKALLRLKPGKYL
- the ileS gene encoding isoleucine--tRNA ligase encodes the protein MDYKETLNLPRTGFPMKADLVTREPERLKTWESARLYEEIQARRAGAPSFILHDGPPFANGDVHVGTALNKILKDIVIRYRSLRGFRAPYVPGWDCHGLPIEFKVGQELRQTGASELTPADLRKACDAYARRYVELQREQFRRLGVLGDWEHPYLTLNREYEAEELRLFARLIERGFVYRGKKPVYWSIPCRTALAEAEVEYLDHVSQSIYVKFPVVGRPGTFLLIWTTTPWTLPANLAVAYHSKFSYSQVLVGEETYLLSTLLIPDVARRAGWEDYQIVRSLDGGLIGELEYEHPFCARTGRLHAGDDFVTNDAGTGLVHVAPGHGAEDYRLGLEHGLPIYSPVDDDGRLARTADLPVERQMPDALVGRSILEKHGKSEANEAVLHELRVRQRLLHQENYHHSYPHCWRSKTPIIFRAMDQWFIRIDHPHEPVDAPGVTFRQRAVEEIDRVRWIPEWGVNRIKGAVQSRPDWCISRQRAWGVPIPAFYTADGEPVLDARVVRNMADRVERHGSDLWFELSAEALWKLVRPEDWAGAEPVTKSMDTLDVWIDSGSSSAAVIARRAELRGDGEQPFQCDLYLEGSDQHRGWFQSSLLLSLAGQGAAPYRSVLTHGFMVDADREKISKSKQGQGGYQKPQTAARYVRDYGADVLRLWVASQDFRQDIIVSEERLQKVGETYRVIRNALRFQLSNLYDFEPGRHRVPAVDLDPLDRWILGVLNEVEGAVLRAYEACEFHTVYQRVSQFAAVELSAMYHDVVKDRLYTDPAGSARRRSTQTALHGLVTRLSRMLSPILVFTADEAWEAIPGRDQASVHLTDWRDEAPGSGVAEGDGFQRLWEVRERVLPVLEQLRREKTIGKSLDAEVTLVGDPAGGLIEAASRNVAGLKEILNVSAVKIDAGGKAGQELSVTARRAGGVKCERCWHWEGDIGNDARHPTLCGRCAGAVEAMG